A DNA window from Luteolibacter luteus contains the following coding sequences:
- a CDS encoding GNAT family N-acetyltransferase: MVRRYQEGDHLFLGQIYHDAVHQLAAKDYTPAQLEAWASKPIGFEHWAKRAVLKQPFVKELDGRVVGFIELDPDGHVDCTYVDPAYARRGVMSELMSAVKAEARRLGAPKLFAEVSITARPFFEHHGFVHVRDNLVPIRGETLVNFIMECPLS; the protein is encoded by the coding sequence ATGGTTCGGCGCTATCAAGAGGGCGATCACCTTTTCCTCGGTCAAATCTACCATGATGCCGTCCACCAGCTTGCGGCGAAGGACTACACGCCTGCGCAGCTGGAAGCGTGGGCGAGCAAGCCGATCGGCTTCGAGCACTGGGCCAAGCGCGCCGTGCTCAAGCAGCCTTTTGTAAAGGAACTCGATGGCCGCGTGGTCGGCTTTATCGAGCTCGATCCGGACGGCCATGTGGACTGCACCTACGTCGATCCCGCTTATGCGAGGCGCGGCGTGATGTCTGAGCTGATGAGCGCGGTGAAGGCAGAAGCGCGGCGGCTGGGTGCGCCGAAGCTCTTCGCCGAAGTCTCGATCACCGCGCGACCTTTCTTCGAGCACCATGGCTTCGTTCACGTGCGCGACAATCTGGTGCCGATCCGCGGTGAGACCTTGGTGAACTTCATCATGGAATGCCCGCTCTCCTAA
- a CDS encoding methylated-DNA--[protein]-cysteine S-methyltransferase, with protein MMKAAKQSYHFKTMPSPVGELTLVASDKGLAAILWENDAPDRVRLGELVENKDHPLLLEAERQLGDYFAGKLQRFTVKLDFTVGTDFQRSVWHALTTIPFGETRSYAQIAEQIGNPTAVRAVGAANGKNPISIIAPCHRVIGSNGKLTGFAGGLEAKALLLGIEGSGHAGKGLGQGELALS; from the coding sequence ATGATGAAAGCGGCCAAACAGAGCTACCACTTCAAGACGATGCCCTCGCCGGTCGGTGAACTCACGCTCGTCGCCAGCGACAAGGGCCTCGCCGCGATCCTCTGGGAGAACGATGCCCCGGACCGCGTGCGGCTCGGCGAGCTGGTGGAGAACAAGGATCACCCGCTGCTCCTCGAAGCAGAGCGACAACTGGGCGACTACTTCGCAGGCAAGCTCCAGCGATTCACCGTGAAACTCGACTTTACCGTGGGCACCGATTTCCAAAGGAGCGTGTGGCATGCCCTGACCACCATCCCCTTTGGCGAGACCCGCAGCTATGCACAGATCGCCGAGCAGATCGGCAATCCCACGGCAGTCCGGGCAGTGGGTGCGGCAAATGGCAAGAATCCCATTTCGATCATCGCTCCATGTCATCGCGTCATCGGCTCGAATGGGAAGCTGACCGGCTTCGCCGGCGGACTGGAGGCGAAGGCACTCCTGCTCGGAATCGAAGGATCCGGGCATGCAGGGAAAGGACTTGGACAGGGCGAACTGGCGCTGTCATAG
- a CDS encoding AlkA N-terminal domain-containing protein, with protein MIDERIAYKAMTSRDPRFDGVFFVGVTSTGIYCRPVCTVKSPKPENCLFFESAEAAEKAAFRPCLRCRPELAPGQAPVDNAHRIAHLMVQRIHEGLADEGAGLEEIAAEFGISSRQLRRIVQQELGVSPIELLQTRRLLLAKQLLTETKLPVIDVAFASGFSSLRRFNDAFSTRYRMPPTRLRKEAAGNVAAIDASDTSVLQLGYRPPYDWEGTLAFLRGRCIRDVEHVTEDSYARTVRIGKHAGWVRVKHAPQKNALLVEFTHSLTPVLPALLGRLRNLFDLAARPDLIAEHLGKDELLRKSVENHPGLRVPGAFDGFEMAIRAILGQQITVKAATTIACRFAEAFGEEIHTPIPELSKLSPLPAKVAAATVDDVAKLGIVSARSASIIALAKAYHSGFLILDAGSNPEAAIAKLVELPGIGQWTAHYIAMRALRWPDAFPKEDIAVRNKLGGVSAKQAEAMSQAWRPWRSYAVLHVWRSL; from the coding sequence ATGATCGACGAACGCATCGCATACAAGGCCATGACCTCGCGGGACCCGCGTTTTGACGGCGTGTTCTTCGTCGGGGTCACCTCCACCGGCATCTACTGCCGCCCGGTCTGCACGGTGAAATCGCCGAAGCCGGAAAACTGCCTCTTTTTCGAAAGTGCGGAGGCCGCGGAGAAGGCAGCCTTCCGCCCCTGCCTGCGCTGCCGCCCCGAGCTGGCCCCCGGCCAAGCTCCGGTGGATAACGCGCACCGCATCGCCCACCTGATGGTGCAGCGGATTCATGAGGGCCTCGCCGATGAAGGCGCGGGCCTGGAGGAAATCGCCGCGGAGTTCGGCATCAGCTCGCGGCAGTTGCGGCGCATCGTCCAGCAGGAGCTCGGCGTTTCTCCGATCGAGTTGCTGCAGACGCGGCGCCTGCTTTTGGCGAAGCAGTTGCTCACGGAGACCAAGCTGCCGGTGATCGATGTCGCCTTCGCCAGCGGTTTCTCCAGCTTGCGCCGCTTCAATGATGCTTTCAGCACGCGCTATCGCATGCCGCCCACCCGTTTGCGAAAAGAGGCGGCGGGAAATGTTGCCGCGATCGATGCCTCGGACACCTCCGTGCTTCAGCTTGGCTATCGGCCGCCCTATGACTGGGAGGGGACGCTCGCCTTCCTGCGCGGACGCTGCATCCGTGATGTGGAGCATGTGACGGAGGACAGTTACGCGCGCACCGTGCGGATCGGGAAGCACGCCGGCTGGGTGCGGGTGAAACATGCGCCGCAGAAAAATGCACTGCTGGTGGAGTTCACGCACTCGTTGACGCCGGTCTTGCCTGCCTTGCTCGGGAGATTGCGGAATCTCTTCGACCTCGCGGCACGGCCGGATCTCATCGCGGAGCATCTGGGAAAGGATGAACTGCTGAGGAAGAGCGTGGAGAATCATCCGGGCCTGCGGGTGCCGGGAGCCTTCGATGGTTTCGAAATGGCGATCCGTGCCATCCTCGGCCAGCAGATCACTGTGAAGGCCGCGACGACCATTGCATGTCGCTTCGCAGAGGCATTCGGCGAGGAGATCCACACGCCGATCCCGGAGCTATCGAAGCTTTCGCCGCTGCCCGCCAAGGTCGCGGCTGCAACCGTCGATGACGTTGCGAAGCTCGGCATCGTGAGCGCGCGCTCTGCGAGCATCATCGCCTTGGCGAAGGCCTATCACTCCGGCTTCTTGATCCTGGATGCCGGATCGAATCCAGAGGCAGCGATTGCCAAGCTGGTGGAACTTCCCGGCATTGGCCAGTGGACCGCGCACTACATCGCCATGCGTGCGCTACGCTGGCCGGATGCCTTTCCGAAGGAGGATATCGCCGTGCGGAACAAGCTGGGAGGGGTGAGTGCGAAGCAGGCGGAGGCGATGTCACAGGCTTGGCGGCCATGGCGAAGCTACGCGGTGCTGCATGTGTGGCGGAGTTTGTAG
- the glpQ gene encoding glycerophosphodiester phosphodiesterase, producing the protein MRRLIPLFLGLCTLVSPAAERAVFAHRGASGYLPEHSFPAKAMAHAQGADFLEQDVVLTKDEVPIVLHDIHLDTTTDVAKRFPDRKRSDGRYYAIDFTLAEIKQLSATQRFDPKTGKAVLPKRFPLDGYSYPLHTLEEEIRFIQGLNFSTGRTTGLFTEIKQPTFHAKEGRDIARIVYDLLRRYGYGQEGDKGCWIQCFEQSTLRRFREEFGWKGQLMMILTVGKPGADGSDYDQLSTPAGLQSLAGFVNAVFPNSSRVVSWDKSGEVRASSFTSDAHAAGLWICSGVVNRDALPENCPSVEALHAALFETAGVDAVCSDFPDLSVQWIKEHAVR; encoded by the coding sequence ATGAGACGCCTGATCCCGCTTTTCCTCGGCCTGTGTACCCTCGTTTCTCCGGCAGCCGAGCGCGCGGTCTTCGCGCATCGCGGCGCGAGCGGATACCTGCCCGAACATAGTTTTCCGGCGAAAGCGATGGCGCACGCGCAAGGTGCCGATTTCCTCGAGCAGGATGTGGTGCTGACGAAGGACGAGGTGCCGATCGTCCTGCACGACATCCACCTGGATACCACCACGGATGTCGCCAAGCGATTCCCGGATCGCAAGCGCAGCGACGGGCGATATTACGCGATCGATTTCACCTTGGCGGAGATCAAGCAGCTCAGTGCCACGCAGCGCTTCGACCCGAAGACCGGCAAGGCGGTGCTTCCAAAACGCTTCCCTCTGGATGGCTACAGCTATCCGCTTCACACCCTGGAAGAAGAGATCCGCTTTATCCAAGGGCTGAACTTCAGCACCGGGCGGACCACAGGACTCTTCACGGAGATCAAGCAGCCGACCTTCCACGCCAAAGAAGGCCGCGACATCGCACGCATCGTGTATGACCTGCTCCGCCGCTATGGCTACGGGCAGGAAGGCGACAAGGGCTGCTGGATCCAGTGCTTCGAACAGAGCACGCTGCGCCGCTTCCGCGAGGAGTTCGGATGGAAGGGACAGCTCATGATGATCCTCACCGTCGGCAAGCCGGGAGCCGATGGTTCGGACTATGATCAGCTTTCCACGCCAGCGGGGTTGCAGAGCTTGGCGGGCTTTGTGAATGCGGTCTTCCCGAATAGCAGCCGTGTCGTTTCTTGGGACAAGTCCGGGGAAGTGCGGGCCAGCAGCTTCACGAGCGATGCCCATGCAGCCGGGCTGTGGATCTGCTCGGGCGTGGTGAATCGCGATGCGCTTCCGGAGAACTGCCCTTCCGTGGAGGCGCTACACGCAGCACTCTTCGAAACGGCGGGAGTGGATGCGGTTTGCAGCGATTTTCCGGATCTCTCGGTGCAGTGGATCAAGGAGCACGCTGTCCGTTAG
- the fbaA gene encoding class II fructose-bisphosphate aldolase — protein MPVATPAQYRAMLDAAQKGGYAYPAINVTSLPTINGALRAFAEAKSDGIIQVSTGGGEFASGTSVKDAAFGAIVLAEAVHRLAEKYDVLIALHTDHCHPAKVEGFLKPLLQASRERIAAGKGPLFQSHMFDGSVVPLDENLKISKELLKECAELDIILEVEAGCVGGEEDGHDTSGLPHDKLYTTPEDMVEVYEALNPIGRFLFAATFGNVHGSYKPGAVKLKPSILRDGQKAVTDKYGADAEMDLVFHGGSGTSESDLRETLDYGVVKMNIDTDTQYAFTRPIVTHICQNIEGVLKIDHEVGDKKTYDPRSYLKKAELGLCERMKEACEDLLSAGKTIFGTV, from the coding sequence ATGCCCGTCGCAACTCCCGCGCAATACCGCGCCATGCTCGATGCCGCCCAGAAAGGCGGATACGCCTACCCGGCCATCAACGTCACCTCGCTGCCCACGATCAACGGTGCGCTGCGCGCGTTCGCCGAGGCAAAGTCCGACGGCATCATTCAGGTCTCCACCGGCGGCGGCGAGTTCGCCTCCGGCACTTCCGTGAAAGACGCCGCCTTCGGCGCCATCGTTCTGGCCGAAGCCGTGCATCGCCTCGCGGAGAAGTACGATGTCCTCATCGCGCTCCACACCGACCACTGCCACCCGGCCAAGGTCGAGGGCTTCCTGAAGCCGCTCCTGCAAGCCTCCCGCGAGCGCATCGCCGCTGGCAAGGGCCCGCTCTTCCAGAGCCACATGTTCGACGGTTCCGTGGTCCCGCTCGACGAAAACCTCAAGATTTCCAAGGAGCTGCTCAAGGAGTGCGCCGAACTGGACATCATCCTCGAAGTCGAAGCCGGCTGCGTGGGCGGTGAAGAAGACGGCCACGACACCTCCGGCCTGCCGCACGACAAGCTCTACACCACCCCCGAGGACATGGTGGAAGTTTACGAGGCGCTCAACCCGATCGGTCGCTTCCTCTTCGCCGCCACCTTCGGCAACGTCCACGGCTCCTACAAGCCGGGCGCGGTGAAGCTGAAGCCCTCCATCCTCCGCGATGGCCAGAAGGCCGTGACCGACAAGTACGGTGCCGACGCGGAGATGGACCTCGTCTTCCACGGTGGCTCCGGCACCTCCGAAAGCGACCTGCGCGAGACCCTGGACTACGGCGTGGTGAAGATGAACATCGACACCGACACCCAGTACGCCTTCACCCGTCCGATCGTGACGCACATCTGCCAGAACATCGAAGGCGTGCTGAAGATCGACCACGAAGTGGGTGACAAGAAGACCTACGACCCGCGCTCCTACCTCAAGAAGGCCGAACTCGGCCTCTGCGAGCGGATGAAGGAAGCCTGCGAAGACCTGCTCTCCGCCGGGAAGACGATCTTCGGAACCGTCTGA
- a CDS encoding AraC family transcriptional regulator, with product MTILDPAVRTFIVEIVNRAIAEPPSFVSRQVREARRFYLNLSPPAGHRLTVVCGGWECCAPDFRVERADFPFLCVEFVAGGSGKVILNGKEWPLRRGSIFSYGPGCPHRIEADEQDPPLKYFVDFSGREGLDLLRQAGLLPGSCRIAANAEELEEAFEHLLATGRKAGPQAERIAALQAEIILLNLAESAPAEGGREQSFQTYLKCRRCIEERFLEFATATEIAEACHVSTAYLSRLFALHGHESPYHLLLRCRMSHAAALLDGGDRIVREVAEELRLDPFHFSRVFKRIHGVSPADFLRRRRGP from the coding sequence ATGACGATTCTTGACCCCGCCGTGCGGACATTCATCGTGGAAATCGTGAACCGGGCCATCGCCGAGCCGCCATCCTTTGTCTCCCGCCAAGTGCGGGAGGCGCGGCGCTTTTACCTGAATCTGAGTCCTCCCGCAGGTCACCGGCTCACGGTGGTCTGTGGCGGCTGGGAGTGCTGCGCGCCGGATTTCCGCGTGGAGCGGGCCGACTTCCCTTTTCTCTGCGTGGAGTTCGTCGCCGGTGGGTCGGGGAAGGTCATCCTGAATGGCAAGGAGTGGCCGCTGCGCCGCGGCAGCATCTTTTCCTATGGCCCCGGATGCCCGCACCGGATCGAGGCCGATGAGCAGGATCCACCGCTGAAGTACTTCGTCGATTTCAGCGGGCGCGAGGGTCTGGACCTGCTTCGCCAAGCCGGGCTCCTGCCAGGAAGCTGCCGCATCGCCGCCAATGCGGAAGAGCTGGAAGAAGCCTTCGAGCACCTGCTCGCGACCGGCAGGAAAGCAGGTCCTCAAGCGGAGCGAATCGCGGCGCTCCAAGCCGAGATCATCCTGCTCAATCTGGCGGAATCCGCCCCGGCGGAAGGTGGCCGCGAGCAGTCCTTCCAGACCTACCTGAAATGCCGCCGCTGCATTGAGGAACGCTTCCTCGAATTTGCCACCGCCACCGAAATTGCTGAGGCCTGCCATGTCAGCACCGCCTACCTCTCACGGCTCTTCGCACTACATGGCCACGAATCTCCCTACCACTTGCTGCTGCGCTGCCGCATGAGCCACGCGGCGGCGCTGCTCGACGGCGGCGACAGGATCGTCCGCGAGGTGGCCGAGGAGCTTCGGCTCGACCCCTTTCACTTCTCCCGCGTCTTCAAGCGCATCCACGGCGTCTCGCCCGCCGACTTCCTCAGACGAAGACGCGGCCCCTAG
- a CDS encoding aldo/keto reductase has protein sequence MKYRTLGHTGLNVSVLGFGASSLGSVFREVTLGDAVATVQAALEGGMNFIDVSPSYGETLAELRLGRALEGVPRDSYILATKIGSYSEPRGDYDFSRASTERSVEHSLKRLGVDYIDLIQCHDIEFGDHDQVINETLPTLHKLKEQGFVRHVGITGLPLKIFPSILDRVPPGTVETILSFCHYELNDTSLGDLIPYLQEKGVGIISASPTGMGLLTQRGAPGWHMASETIRAGCRKAMEHCRSKGVDIVQLALQFACDNEAIASTLVGSANPDNIRANISYLDQPLDRELLAEVMEILEPIHNFNFTRGLPQHRDPILA, from the coding sequence ATGAAATACCGCACGCTCGGCCATACCGGCCTGAATGTCTCCGTTCTCGGCTTCGGCGCGTCGTCGCTGGGCTCCGTCTTCCGCGAGGTCACCTTGGGAGACGCCGTCGCGACGGTCCAGGCGGCGCTGGAAGGCGGGATGAACTTCATCGATGTCTCGCCGTCCTATGGCGAGACGCTCGCGGAGCTCCGGCTGGGTCGTGCCTTGGAAGGAGTACCGCGGGATTCCTACATCCTCGCCACGAAGATCGGCAGCTACAGCGAGCCACGGGGTGACTACGATTTCTCCCGCGCCAGCACGGAGCGCAGCGTCGAGCACAGTTTGAAGCGGCTGGGGGTGGACTACATCGATCTCATCCAGTGCCACGACATCGAGTTCGGAGATCATGACCAAGTGATCAACGAAACCTTGCCCACGCTCCATAAACTGAAGGAGCAGGGCTTCGTCCGCCATGTCGGCATCACCGGCCTGCCGCTGAAAATCTTCCCTTCCATTCTCGACCGCGTGCCTCCGGGAACGGTGGAGACGATCCTGTCGTTCTGTCACTATGAGCTGAACGATACCTCGCTCGGGGATCTCATTCCTTACCTGCAAGAAAAGGGGGTGGGCATCATCAGTGCCTCACCAACCGGGATGGGCCTGCTCACGCAGCGCGGCGCGCCGGGCTGGCACATGGCCAGCGAGACCATCCGGGCGGGCTGCCGGAAGGCGATGGAGCATTGCCGGTCCAAGGGCGTGGATATCGTCCAGTTGGCGCTGCAGTTCGCCTGCGACAACGAGGCGATCGCGAGCACGCTGGTGGGTTCCGCGAATCCGGATAATATTCGCGCAAACATCTCCTATCTCGATCAACCGCTCGACCGGGAACTCCTCGCCGAGGTGATGGAGATTCTGGAGCCGATCCATAATTTCAACTTCACCCGCGGCCTGCCCCAGCACCGCGATCCGATCCTTGCCTGA
- a CDS encoding cyclase family protein, with product MRFFDLSQPLFDGCPNCHVHPPVNLPRTADHPSDGWRMEEFHMTSHTGTHLDAPLHKIAGGASIDAYPLETFAGEQVILDLTHLDASHPIGPDELVAAGAVSGKILLLNTGWGHRRAKTEEWIHRSPYLSPAGAEWVVEHGVKAVGIDHFSIGGTGPDNTPTHEVLLGNGVWVIEELCFREGWREFADGATFMALPLLVPGFSGSPCRAVLVRDSRS from the coding sequence ATGCGCTTCTTCGACCTAAGCCAGCCGCTGTTTGACGGTTGTCCGAATTGCCATGTGCATCCGCCGGTGAACCTGCCGCGCACCGCGGATCACCCATCGGATGGATGGCGGATGGAGGAATTTCACATGACCTCGCACACCGGCACGCACCTGGACGCGCCGCTGCACAAGATTGCGGGCGGAGCTTCGATCGATGCCTATCCGCTGGAAACCTTCGCGGGGGAGCAGGTGATTCTCGATCTGACGCATCTGGATGCGAGCCATCCGATCGGGCCGGATGAACTCGTTGCGGCGGGAGCCGTGTCGGGAAAGATCCTGCTGTTGAATACCGGTTGGGGTCATAGGCGGGCGAAGACGGAGGAGTGGATTCACCGCTCGCCCTACCTTTCACCCGCCGGAGCGGAGTGGGTCGTGGAGCATGGCGTGAAGGCGGTGGGGATCGATCATTTCTCGATCGGAGGCACCGGCCCCGACAACACGCCGACCCACGAGGTGCTGCTAGGGAATGGCGTCTGGGTGATCGAGGAGCTTTGTTTCCGCGAGGGCTGGCGCGAATTTGCGGATGGTGCCACCTTCATGGCGTTGCCCTTGCTGGTGCCCGGTTTCTCGGGGTCGCCGTGCCGTGCGGTGCTCGTGAGGGATTCCCGGTCTTAA
- a CDS encoding UxaA family hydrolase, with translation MKLLVQIHPDDNVAVAPQAIPAGTKSDRALVFADIPAGHKAALRPISSGEPVVKYGFPIGIATEDIAAGEHVHVHNVRTGLALDTELKYDDHRSEMAAAGTAPAFMGYRRPDGRAATRNEIWIVNTVACVNVPSQRIADLAAREFVTPGGPIDGIHAFTHPYGCSQLGDDLGYTRKILAGLVRHPNAAAVLILGLGCENNTLKSFLAEAGTLDPQRVRFFNAQEVQDEIEHGLEAMRDLVSYASQFKREPIPASELVLGMKCGGSDGFSGITANPLVGRIADRLCAWGGTAILTEVPEMFGAEAPLFSRCDRQETFDEALGMVNRFKDYFRRHGEEVHENPSPGNKDGGITTLEEKSLGCIQKGGRAPVKQVVGYGEAAEQGLGGLCLVEAPGNDGVSSTALAAAGAHVILFTTGRGTPLGVPVPTLKIASNHELAARKPNWIDYDAGQLLDPDVDPATVTDGLMSLILETASGKEARNERNGFREITIWKQGVTL, from the coding sequence ATGAAACTGCTGGTACAGATCCATCCGGATGACAACGTCGCCGTCGCTCCGCAGGCTATCCCCGCGGGTACGAAAAGTGACAGGGCACTTGTCTTTGCGGACATTCCCGCAGGCCACAAGGCGGCGCTGCGCCCCATCTCCTCCGGCGAACCCGTCGTCAAATACGGTTTTCCCATCGGGATTGCGACCGAAGACATAGCAGCAGGCGAGCATGTCCACGTGCACAATGTGCGCACCGGGCTGGCGCTCGACACCGAGTTGAAGTACGATGATCATCGTAGCGAGATGGCCGCGGCTGGAACGGCGCCTGCTTTCATGGGGTATCGACGTCCCGATGGCCGTGCGGCGACGCGGAACGAGATCTGGATCGTCAATACGGTGGCCTGTGTGAACGTTCCCAGCCAACGCATCGCGGACCTCGCGGCGCGGGAGTTCGTCACGCCTGGCGGGCCCATTGACGGTATCCATGCTTTCACTCATCCCTACGGCTGCTCGCAGCTCGGCGATGATCTCGGCTACACCCGGAAGATCCTCGCGGGTCTGGTCCGGCATCCGAATGCCGCGGCGGTGTTGATCCTCGGACTCGGCTGCGAGAATAATACCCTGAAGTCCTTCCTCGCCGAAGCCGGCACGCTCGATCCGCAGCGCGTGCGCTTTTTCAACGCGCAGGAAGTGCAGGACGAGATCGAACATGGCCTTGAGGCGATGCGCGATCTCGTGAGCTATGCTTCGCAATTCAAGCGCGAGCCGATCCCGGCCTCCGAGCTGGTGCTCGGCATGAAGTGCGGTGGAAGCGATGGCTTCAGCGGCATCACCGCGAACCCGCTGGTGGGCCGCATCGCGGATCGCCTTTGCGCTTGGGGTGGCACCGCGATTCTTACCGAGGTGCCGGAGATGTTTGGTGCGGAGGCCCCGCTCTTCAGCCGCTGTGATCGCCAGGAAACCTTCGATGAAGCGCTGGGCATGGTGAATCGCTTCAAGGACTACTTCCGCCGCCATGGTGAGGAGGTCCACGAGAACCCTTCGCCCGGGAACAAGGACGGTGGCATCACCACGCTGGAGGAGAAGTCGCTGGGCTGCATTCAGAAGGGCGGACGGGCACCGGTGAAGCAGGTGGTCGGCTACGGTGAGGCCGCTGAGCAGGGATTGGGTGGCCTCTGTCTCGTCGAAGCGCCCGGCAATGACGGGGTCTCCAGCACCGCGCTGGCTGCGGCGGGAGCACACGTGATTCTTTTCACCACTGGCCGCGGCACGCCGCTGGGTGTGCCGGTGCCCACGCTCAAGATTGCCTCGAATCACGAGCTCGCCGCGCGCAAGCCCAACTGGATCGACTACGATGCCGGGCAGTTACTCGACCCGGATGTGGATCCCGCCACGGTGACCGATGGCCTGATGTCGCTGATTCTCGAAACTGCTTCCGGCAAGGAGGCTCGCAATGAACGCAATGGCTTCCGCGAGATCACGATCTGGAAGCAAGGTGTAACGCTTTAA
- a CDS encoding altronate dehydrogenase, with protein sequence MILQFGAGNFLRAFVDLFVSQTGFDEIVVVQSTGIERAEALNAAKGRYHVAVQGFADGRVIDETDEVSSIKKALHAGTQWSEVLEIARLPELRWIVSNTTEAGFALDEADVENVGIPQSYPAKLLAVLLARHAAGLPGPVILPCELIEQNGSRLRELVLEQAKRWTVPADAIEWLEQSCTWVNNLVDRIVPGPPKKHPLLGKDPLLLSAEPFAFWAIETAGAFDLEHPAVVTAADISPYYLRKVRILNGLHSALVSHALPMGIETVRECVEHPEVGPWLEDLLFNEIVPVLEGRVDDPVAFAKTTLDRFRNPFLEHKLSSIALNHESKVQVRLLPTYEEYRAKFGKEPALLSRVIGV encoded by the coding sequence ATGATCCTCCAGTTCGGTGCCGGCAATTTCCTCCGCGCGTTCGTCGATCTCTTCGTTTCCCAAACCGGCTTCGATGAAATCGTGGTCGTCCAATCCACGGGGATCGAACGCGCTGAAGCCTTGAATGCGGCCAAGGGTCGCTATCATGTCGCCGTTCAAGGTTTTGCAGATGGGCGCGTGATCGACGAAACGGACGAGGTCAGCTCCATCAAGAAGGCGCTGCATGCCGGGACGCAGTGGAGCGAGGTGCTGGAGATCGCCCGCTTGCCGGAGTTGCGCTGGATCGTCTCGAACACCACCGAGGCAGGCTTCGCCTTGGACGAGGCGGATGTGGAGAATGTGGGTATCCCCCAATCCTATCCGGCGAAGTTACTCGCGGTGCTACTCGCGCGGCACGCTGCCGGTTTGCCGGGACCGGTGATCCTGCCTTGTGAACTCATTGAGCAAAACGGCAGCAGGCTCCGCGAGTTGGTGCTGGAGCAGGCGAAGCGCTGGACGGTGCCTGCCGATGCAATCGAGTGGCTGGAGCAGAGCTGCACTTGGGTGAACAACCTGGTGGATCGCATCGTGCCCGGGCCGCCGAAGAAACATCCGTTGCTGGGCAAAGATCCGCTTTTGCTGAGTGCGGAACCTTTTGCGTTCTGGGCGATCGAGACTGCCGGTGCTTTTGATCTGGAGCACCCCGCAGTGGTGACGGCTGCGGACATCTCGCCCTATTATCTGAGGAAGGTCCGGATCTTGAATGGGCTTCACTCGGCGCTGGTGAGCCATGCCCTGCCCATGGGGATCGAGACGGTCCGCGAGTGTGTGGAACATCCGGAAGTGGGTCCTTGGCTGGAGGATCTTCTCTTCAATGAAATCGTGCCGGTGCTGGAAGGGCGGGTGGACGATCCGGTGGCATTTGCAAAGACGACGCTGGATCGCTTTCGGAACCCTTTCTTGGAGCACAAGCTTTCGTCGATTGCGCTGAATCACGAGAGCAAGGTGCAGGTAAGGTTGCTGCCGACCTACGAGGAGTATCGTGCCAAGTTCGGGAAAGAGCCGGCGTTGTTGTCGCGGGTGATCGGAGTGTGA